The following are encoded in a window of Centroberyx gerrardi isolate f3 chromosome 1, fCenGer3.hap1.cur.20231027, whole genome shotgun sequence genomic DNA:
- the arl6 gene encoding ADP-ribosylation factor-like protein 6, giving the protein MGLFDRLAGLLGLKKKEVNVLCLGLDNSGKTTIINHLKPSNAQTQDIVPTIGFSIEKFKTSSLSFTVFDMSGQGRYRNLWEHYYKEGQAIIFVIDSADKLRMVVAKEELDTLLNHPDIKHRRIPILFFANKMDVRDALSSVKVSQLLCLENMKDKPWHICASDALKGEGLQEGVDWLQDQIRTMRT; this is encoded by the exons ATGGGGCTGTTTGACAGGCTAGCAGGATTGCTGGGGTTGAAGAAGAAGGAAGTGAATGTGCTCTGTCTGGGGCTGGACAACAGTGGCAAAACCACCATCATCAACCACCTCAAACCCTCCAAT GCCCAGACACAAGACATCGTCCCAACCATTGGCTTCAGCATAGAGAAGTTCAAGACATCAAG tcTTTCCTTCACAGTGTTTGACATGTCAGGCCAAGGCAGATACAGAAACCTGTGGGAACATTACTACAA GGAGGGTCAAGCCATCATATTTGTCATTGATAGTGCAGACAAGTTGAGGATGGTAGTGGCCAAAGAAGAACTGGACACATTATTAAACCATCCAG ACATTAAACACAGGAGGATCCCCATCCTGTTCTTTGCCAACAAGATGGATGTGAGGGATGCTCTTTCTTCAGTCAAGGTCTCACAGCTGCTCTGTCTGGAGAACATGAAAGACAAACCCTGGCACATCtg TGCCAGTGACGCTCTGAAAGGAGAAGGTTTACAAGAGGGGGTCGACTGGCTGCAAG ATCAAATCAGAACAATGAGAACGTGA